The following are encoded together in the Azospirillum lipoferum 4B genome:
- the rpsL gene encoding 30S ribosomal protein S12: MPTINQLIRKPREPLAARNKVPAMEACPQKRGVCTRVYTTTPKKPNSALRKVARVRLTNGFEVTSYIPGEGHNLQEHSVVMIRGGRVKDLPGVRYHIIRGTLDTQGVKDRKQRRSKYGAKRPK; this comes from the coding sequence ATGCCGACGATCAACCAGTTGATCCGTAAGCCGCGCGAGCCGTTGGCCGCGCGCAACAAGGTTCCCGCGATGGAGGCCTGCCCGCAGAAGCGTGGCGTCTGCACTCGCGTTTATACCACCACCCCGAAGAAGCCGAACTCGGCGCTCCGTAAGGTCGCCCGCGTTCGTCTGACGAACGGCTTCGAGGTGACGAGCTACATCCCTGGTGAGGGCCACAACCTCCAGGAACACTCGGTGGTCATGATCCGCGGCGGTCGTGTGAAGGATCTTCCCGGCGTTCGCTACCACATCATTCGCGGCACGCTGGATACCCAGGGCGTCAAGGATCGTAAGCAGCGTCGTTCGAAGTACGGCGCGAAGCGTCCGAAGTAA
- the rplD gene encoding 50S ribosomal protein L4, with translation MKATIKNLNNEAVGEIELSDAVFGLPTRTDLLARMVNWQLAKRRSGNHKTKGISEISGTTKKPYSQKGTGRARQGSIRSPQFRGGATIFGPVVRSHAHDLTKKVRKLALKTALSAKAAEGKLIVLEAAAAETHKTKELAARLATLGLTSALIIDGSNLDENFAKASRNIPLIDVLPEQGANVYDILRRDTLVLTRNAVEQLEARLK, from the coding sequence ATGAAGGCCACGATCAAGAACCTGAACAACGAAGCCGTCGGCGAGATCGAGCTGTCGGATGCCGTGTTCGGCCTGCCGACCCGCACCGACCTGCTGGCCCGTATGGTGAACTGGCAGCTGGCCAAGCGCCGCTCCGGTAACCACAAGACCAAGGGCATCAGCGAGATCAGCGGCACGACCAAGAAGCCCTACTCGCAGAAGGGCACCGGTCGCGCTCGTCAGGGCTCCATCCGTTCGCCGCAGTTCCGCGGCGGTGCGACCATCTTCGGTCCGGTCGTGCGGTCGCACGCCCATGACCTGACGAAGAAGGTCCGCAAGCTGGCGCTCAAGACTGCCCTGTCGGCCAAGGCCGCCGAGGGCAAGCTGATCGTTCTCGAGGCTGCCGCTGCCGAGACGCACAAGACCAAGGAACTGGCTGCCCGTCTGGCCACCCTCGGCCTGACGTCCGCGCTGATCATCGACGGCTCGAACCTGGACGAGAACTTCGCCAAGGCTTCGCGCAACATCCCGTTGATCGACGTGCTGCCGGAGCAGGGCGCCAACGTCTACGACATTCTCCGCCGCGACACGCTGGTCCTGACCCGCAACGCGGTCGAGCAACTGGAGGCTCGCCTGAAATGA
- the rpsG gene encoding 30S ribosomal protein S7, translated as MSRRHRAEKREVLPDAKYGDRVLTKFMNCLMLDGKKSAAEGIVYGALGRIEVKTKNDPVQVFHDALANVKPHLEVRSRRVGGATYQVPVEVRSDRAQALAIRWLISAARARSENTMTERLSGELLDAASQRGTAVKKREDTHRMAEANKAFSHYRW; from the coding sequence ATGTCCCGTCGTCATCGCGCCGAGAAGCGTGAAGTCCTGCCGGACGCCAAGTACGGCGACCGCGTCCTGACCAAGTTCATGAACTGCCTGATGCTGGACGGCAAGAAGTCGGCCGCCGAAGGCATCGTCTACGGTGCGCTCGGCCGCATCGAGGTCAAGACCAAGAACGACCCCGTTCAGGTCTTCCACGACGCCCTCGCCAACGTGAAGCCGCACCTGGAAGTCCGTTCGCGCCGCGTCGGCGGTGCGACCTACCAGGTTCCGGTCGAGGTCCGTTCGGACCGCGCCCAGGCTCTCGCCATCCGTTGGCTGATCAGCGCCGCCCGCGCCCGCTCGGAAAACACCATGACCGAGCGTCTGTCGGGTGAGCTGCTCGACGCTGCCAGCCAACGCGGCACCGCCGTGAAGAAGCGCGAAGATACGCACCGCATGGCGGAAGCCAACAAGGCGTTCTCGCACTACCGCTGGTAA
- a CDS encoding 50S ribosomal protein L23 gives MSKQSKPAVSQERMYDLILAPVITEKSTLVSEHNQVTFRVPLTASKPEIKAAVEGLFNVKVTAVNTLVSKGKTKRFRGTIGRRSDFKKAVVTLAEGNKIDVTTGI, from the coding sequence ATGAGCAAGCAGTCGAAACCTGCGGTGAGCCAGGAGCGGATGTACGACCTGATCCTCGCTCCCGTCATCACCGAGAAGTCGACGTTGGTGTCGGAGCACAACCAGGTGACGTTCCGCGTGCCGCTCACGGCCTCCAAGCCGGAGATCAAGGCCGCCGTTGAAGGTCTCTTCAACGTCAAGGTGACCGCGGTCAACACCCTGGTTTCCAAGGGCAAGACCAAGCGGTTCCGCGGCACCATCGGCCGTCGCTCGGACTTCAAGAAGGCCGTCGTCACCCTCGCCGAGGGTAACAAGATCGACGTGACCACGGGCATCTGA
- the rpoC gene encoding DNA-directed RNA polymerase subunit beta', translating to MNELMNIFGQVQGPQSFDQIRIQIASPERIRSWSYGEIKKPETINYRTFKPERDGLFCARIFGPIKDYECLCGKYKRMKYRGIICEKCGVEVTLSKVRRERMGHIELASPVAHIWFLKSLPSRIGLLLDMTLKDLERILYFENYVVIEPGLTPLKLHSLLSEEEYMNAQDEYGEDAFTASIGAEALRIMLSALDLDEEKKRCREDLRDTNSEAKRKKLVKRLKLIDAFLASQSRPEWMILEVIPVIPPELRPLVPLDGGRFATSDLNDLYRRVINRNNRLKRLIELKAPDIIVRNEKRMLQEAVDALFDNGRRGRVITGANKRPLKSLSDMLKGKQGRFRQNLLGKRVDYSGRSVIVVGPELKLHQCGLPKKMALELFKPFIYAKLELYGLASTIKAAKRMVEKERPEVWDILEEVIREHPVMLNRAPTLHRLGIQAFEPTLIEGKAIQLHPLVCTAFNADFDGDQMAVHVPLSLEAQLEARVLMMSTNNILSPANGKPIIVPSQDIVLGIYYISMDRPSEKGEGMVFANVSEIEQALNAKVLSIHAKIKARYVGVDDEGNEQISIVETTPGRMLLSELLPRHPKVPFSLINRVLTKKDVGNVIDAVYRHCGQKETVIFADRLMKLGFGHACRAGISFGKDDMVIPVAKEKLVNESKERVKEFEQQYLDGLITQGEKYNKVVDVWSECTEKVASEMMKAISTTEAGKPVNSVYMMAHSGARGSAAQIRQLAGMRGLMAKPSGEIIETPIISNFKEGLTVLEYFNSTHGARKGLADTALKTANSGYLTRRLVDVAQDAIIVEHDCGTERGITVKAVIDGGEVISPLGDRILGRTVVGDVIDPLNGELIVEDGGLIDEPTVDRIERSGIDSVKIRSVLTCETRDGVCAKCYGRDLARGTLVNTGEAVGVIAAQSIGEPGTQLTMRTFHIGGAAQRGAEQSQIEAAFDATVRINNRNVVMNSSGIPVVMGRSTEVILLDDQGRERARHRVPYGAKLLADEGVKVERGAKLAEWDPYTLPIITERAGTARYIDLVEGISMREVMDEATGISSKVVVDWRQQPRGADLKPRIALVDERGELITLPNGLEARYFMSVDAILSVENGAEVRAGDVLARIPRESSKTRDITGGLPRVAELFEARRPKDFAIISEMSGRVEFGKDYKTKRRIVVRNDETGDEKEYLIPKGKHISVQEGDYVERGDLLMDGNPVPHDILAVMGVEALADYLINEIQDVYRLQGVKINDKHIEVIVRQMLQKVEITDAGETTFLVGEQVDRQEFDEENEKTVAEGLQPAHGHPVLQGITKASLQTRSFISAASFQETTRVLTEAAVGGKVDNLEGLKENVIVGRLIPAGTGSVVNRLKLIAAERDREAALEAGAPEETPALPTPGEESSAA from the coding sequence ATGAATGAGTTGATGAACATTTTCGGCCAGGTCCAGGGGCCGCAGAGCTTCGATCAGATCCGCATCCAGATCGCGAGCCCCGAGCGGATCCGGTCCTGGTCCTACGGCGAGATCAAGAAGCCGGAAACCATCAACTACCGCACCTTCAAGCCGGAGCGCGACGGCCTGTTCTGCGCCCGCATCTTCGGCCCGATCAAGGATTACGAGTGCTTGTGCGGCAAGTACAAGCGCATGAAGTATCGCGGCATCATCTGCGAGAAGTGCGGCGTCGAGGTCACGCTGTCGAAGGTCCGGCGCGAGCGCATGGGCCATATCGAGCTGGCCTCCCCCGTCGCGCACATCTGGTTCCTGAAGTCGCTGCCGAGCCGCATCGGCCTGCTGCTCGACATGACGCTCAAGGATCTGGAGCGCATCCTCTATTTCGAAAACTACGTCGTCATCGAGCCGGGCCTCACCCCGCTGAAGCTGCATTCGCTGCTCAGCGAGGAAGAGTACATGAACGCCCAGGACGAGTATGGCGAGGACGCCTTCACCGCGTCGATCGGTGCCGAAGCGCTGCGCATCATGCTGTCCGCGCTCGACCTCGACGAGGAGAAGAAGCGCTGCCGTGAGGATCTGCGCGACACCAACTCCGAAGCCAAGCGCAAGAAGCTGGTCAAGCGCCTGAAGCTGATCGACGCCTTCCTGGCCTCGCAGTCGCGCCCCGAATGGATGATCCTGGAAGTCATTCCGGTGATCCCGCCCGAGCTGCGTCCGCTGGTTCCGCTCGACGGCGGCCGTTTCGCCACGTCGGACCTGAACGACCTGTACCGCCGCGTCATCAACCGCAACAACCGCCTGAAGCGGCTGATCGAGTTGAAGGCGCCGGACATCATCGTCCGCAACGAGAAGCGCATGCTGCAGGAGGCCGTCGACGCTCTGTTCGACAACGGCCGCCGTGGCCGCGTCATCACCGGCGCCAACAAGCGTCCGCTGAAGTCGCTGTCCGACATGCTGAAGGGCAAGCAGGGCCGCTTCCGTCAGAACCTGCTCGGCAAGCGCGTCGACTATTCCGGCCGTTCGGTCATCGTCGTCGGTCCGGAGCTGAAGCTGCACCAGTGCGGCCTGCCGAAGAAGATGGCGCTGGAGCTGTTCAAGCCCTTCATCTACGCCAAGCTGGAGCTGTACGGCCTCGCCTCCACCATCAAGGCCGCCAAGCGGATGGTCGAGAAGGAGCGTCCCGAGGTGTGGGACATCCTGGAAGAGGTCATCCGCGAGCATCCGGTGATGCTGAACCGTGCGCCGACGCTGCACCGTCTCGGCATCCAGGCGTTCGAGCCGACGCTGATCGAAGGCAAGGCGATCCAGCTGCATCCGCTGGTCTGCACCGCCTTCAACGCCGACTTCGACGGCGACCAGATGGCCGTGCACGTTCCGCTGAGCCTCGAGGCCCAGCTGGAAGCGCGCGTCCTGATGATGTCGACCAACAACATCCTGTCGCCCGCCAACGGCAAGCCGATCATCGTGCCGTCGCAGGATATCGTCCTCGGCATCTACTACATCTCGATGGACCGCCCGAGTGAGAAGGGCGAGGGCATGGTGTTCGCCAACGTCTCGGAGATCGAGCAGGCGCTGAACGCCAAGGTCCTGTCGATCCATGCGAAGATCAAGGCGCGCTACGTCGGCGTGGACGACGAGGGCAACGAGCAGATCAGCATCGTCGAGACGACGCCGGGCCGCATGCTGCTGTCGGAACTGCTGCCGCGTCACCCGAAGGTGCCCTTCTCGCTGATCAACCGCGTCCTGACCAAGAAGGACGTCGGCAACGTCATCGACGCCGTCTATCGCCACTGCGGCCAGAAGGAGACGGTGATCTTCGCCGATCGCCTGATGAAGCTGGGCTTCGGCCACGCCTGCCGCGCCGGCATTTCCTTCGGCAAGGACGACATGGTCATCCCCGTTGCCAAGGAGAAGCTGGTCAACGAGTCGAAGGAGCGGGTGAAGGAGTTCGAGCAGCAGTATCTCGACGGCCTGATCACCCAGGGCGAGAAGTACAACAAGGTCGTCGACGTCTGGTCGGAGTGCACCGAAAAGGTCGCCTCCGAGATGATGAAGGCGATCTCGACCACCGAAGCCGGCAAGCCGGTCAACTCGGTGTACATGATGGCCCACTCCGGTGCGCGCGGTTCCGCCGCGCAGATCCGTCAGCTGGCCGGCATGCGCGGCCTCATGGCCAAGCCGTCGGGCGAGATCATTGAGACGCCGATCATCTCGAACTTCAAGGAAGGCCTGACCGTGCTGGAGTACTTCAACTCCACCCACGGCGCCCGCAAGGGTCTGGCCGACACCGCCTTGAAGACGGCGAACTCCGGTTACCTGACCCGCCGTCTGGTCGACGTGGCGCAGGACGCCATCATCGTCGAGCATGATTGCGGCACCGAGCGCGGCATCACCGTGAAGGCGGTGATCGACGGGGGCGAAGTCATCAGCCCGCTGGGCGACCGCATCCTCGGCCGCACCGTGGTCGGCGACGTGATCGACCCGCTGAACGGCGAGCTGATCGTCGAGGACGGCGGCCTGATCGACGAGCCGACGGTCGACCGCATCGAGCGGTCGGGCATCGACTCGGTGAAGATCCGCTCGGTCCTGACCTGCGAGACCCGCGACGGCGTCTGCGCCAAGTGCTACGGCCGTGACCTGGCCCGCGGCACGCTGGTCAACACCGGCGAGGCGGTCGGCGTCATCGCGGCGCAGTCGATCGGCGAGCCGGGCACCCAGCTGACGATGCGTACCTTCCACATCGGTGGTGCGGCGCAGCGCGGTGCGGAGCAGAGCCAGATCGAGGCGGCGTTCGATGCGACGGTGCGGATCAACAACCGCAACGTCGTCATGAACTCGTCCGGCATCCCGGTCGTCATGGGCCGCAGCACCGAAGTCATCCTGCTCGATGACCAGGGCCGCGAGCGGGCGCGTCACCGCGTGCCGTACGGTGCCAAGCTGCTGGCCGACGAGGGCGTGAAGGTCGAGCGCGGCGCCAAGCTGGCCGAGTGGGACCCGTACACCCTGCCGATCATCACGGAGCGTGCCGGTACCGCCCGCTACATCGACCTCGTGGAAGGCATCTCCATGCGCGAGGTGATGGACGAGGCGACGGGCATCAGCTCCAAGGTGGTGGTCGACTGGCGCCAGCAGCCGCGCGGTGCCGATCTGAAGCCGCGCATCGCGCTGGTGGACGAGCGGGGCGAGCTGATCACCCTGCCGAACGGACTGGAAGCCCGCTACTTCATGTCGGTGGACGCCATCCTGTCGGTGGAGAACGGTGCCGAGGTCCGGGCCGGCGACGTGCTGGCGCGTATCCCGCGCGAGTCGTCGAAGACCCGCGACATCACCGGCGGTCTGCCGCGCGTGGCCGAGCTGTTCGAGGCGCGTCGTCCGAAGGACTTCGCCATCATCTCGGAAATGAGCGGCCGCGTCGAATTCGGGAAGGACTACAAGACCAAGCGCCGCATCGTCGTCCGCAACGACGAGACCGGTGACGAGAAGGAGTATCTGATCCCGAAGGGCAAGCACATCTCCGTGCAGGAAGGCGATTACGTCGAGCGCGGCGATCTGCTGATGGACGGCAACCCGGTGCCGCACGACATCCTGGCGGTGATGGGTGTGGAGGCCTTGGCCGACTACCTGATCAACGAAATCCAGGACGTCTACCGACTGCAGGGCGTGAAGATCAACGACAAGCACATCGAGGTGATCGTTCGCCAGATGCTGCAGAAGGTCGAGATCACCGACGCCGGCGAGACCACCTTCCTGGTGGGCGAGCAGGTCGACCGTCAGGAGTTCGACGAGGAGAACGAGAAGACGGTCGCCGAGGGGCTGCAGCCGGCCCACGGCCACCCGGTTCTCCAGGGCATCACCAAGGCCAGCCTGCAGACGCGGTCCTTCATCTCGGCCGCGTCGTTCCAGGAAACCACCCGCGTCCTCACGGAAGCGGCCGTCGGCGGCAAGGTCGACAACCTGGAAGGCCTGAAGGAGAACGTCATCGTCGGCCGTCTGATCCCGGCCGGCACGGGCTCCGTGGTGAACCGCCTGAAGCTGATCGCCGCCGAGCGTGACCGCGAAGCGGCCCTGGAAGCCGGCGCTCCGGAGGAAACTCCGGCCCTGCCGACCCCGGGCGAGGAAAGCTCCGCGGCGTGA
- the rpsJ gene encoding 30S ribosomal protein S10, which translates to MDSQNIRIRLKAFDHRVLDQSTSEIVNTAKRTGARVRGPIPLPTHIEKFTVNRSPHIDKKSREQFEIRTHKRLLDIVDPTPQTVDALMKLDLAAGVDVEIKL; encoded by the coding sequence ATGGACAGCCAGAACATCCGCATCCGTCTGAAGGCGTTCGATCATCGCGTGCTCGACCAGTCGACCAGCGAGATCGTCAACACCGCCAAGCGGACCGGCGCGCGCGTGCGGGGCCCGATCCCCCTGCCGACGCACATCGAAAAGTTCACCGTGAACCGCTCGCCGCACATCGACAAGAAGTCGCGTGAGCAGTTCGAGATCCGCACCCACAAGCGCCTGCTCGACATCGTCGATCCGACGCCGCAGACCGTGGATGCGCTGATGAAGCTCGACCTCGCCGCCGGCGTCGATGTCGAGATCAAGCTCTGA
- the tuf gene encoding elongation factor Tu, producing MAKAKFERNKPHCNVGTIGHVDHGKTSLTAAITKVLAESGGATFTAYDQIDKAPEEKARGITISTAHVEYETTNRHYAHVDCPGHADYVKNMITGAAQMDGAILVVSAADGPMPQTREHILLARQVGVPALVVFMNKVDMVDDPELLELVELEVRELLSSYQFPGDDIPITKGSALCALEDRQPEIGRDAVLALMKTVDEYIPQPERPKDRPFLMPIEDVFSISGRGTVVTGRVERGIVKVGDEVEIVGLKATVKTTVTGVEMFRKLLDSGEAGDNIGALLRGTKREDVERGQVLAKPGSITPHTKFKAEAYILTKEEGGRHTPFFTNYRPQFYFRTTDVTGMVSLPEGVEMVMPGDNVAMEVALIAPIAMDEGLRFAIREGGRTVGAGVVAQIVE from the coding sequence ATGGCGAAGGCAAAGTTCGAGCGGAACAAGCCGCACTGCAACGTTGGCACGATCGGCCACGTCGACCACGGCAAGACGTCGCTGACGGCGGCGATCACGAAGGTGCTGGCGGAGTCCGGCGGCGCCACCTTCACCGCTTACGACCAGATCGACAAGGCGCCGGAAGAAAAGGCGCGCGGCATCACGATCTCGACCGCCCACGTCGAGTACGAGACGACCAACCGCCACTACGCGCACGTCGACTGCCCGGGCCACGCCGACTATGTGAAGAACATGATCACCGGTGCCGCCCAGATGGACGGCGCGATCCTGGTCGTGTCGGCCGCCGACGGCCCGATGCCGCAGACCCGCGAGCACATCCTGCTGGCGCGCCAGGTCGGCGTTCCGGCGCTGGTGGTGTTCATGAACAAGGTCGACATGGTCGACGATCCGGAGCTGCTGGAGCTGGTCGAGCTTGAAGTTCGCGAGCTGCTGTCCTCCTACCAGTTCCCGGGCGACGACATTCCGATCACCAAGGGCTCGGCGCTGTGCGCGCTGGAAGACCGTCAGCCGGAGATCGGCCGCGACGCCGTTCTGGCGCTGATGAAGACGGTGGACGAGTACATCCCGCAGCCGGAGCGTCCGAAGGACCGTCCGTTCCTGATGCCGATCGAAGACGTGTTCTCGATCTCGGGCCGCGGCACCGTGGTGACCGGCCGCGTCGAGCGCGGCATCGTGAAGGTCGGTGACGAAGTCGAGATCGTCGGCCTGAAGGCGACGGTGAAGACGACGGTGACCGGCGTCGAGATGTTCCGCAAGCTGCTCGATTCGGGTGAGGCCGGCGACAACATCGGCGCGCTGCTGCGCGGCACCAAGCGCGAGGACGTCGAGCGCGGTCAGGTTCTGGCCAAGCCGGGTTCGATCACCCCGCACACCAAGTTCAAGGCCGAAGCCTACATCCTGACGAAGGAAGAGGGCGGCCGTCACACCCCGTTCTTCACCAACTACCGTCCGCAGTTCTACTTCCGTACGACGGACGTGACGGGCATGGTCTCGCTGCCGGAAGGCGTCGAGATGGTGATGCCGGGCGACAACGTCGCGATGGAAGTGGCTCTGATCGCCCCGATCGCCATGGACGAAGGCCTGCGCTTCGCCATCCGCGAGGGTGGCCGTACCGTCGGCGCCGGCGTCGTTGCCCAGATCGTCGAGTGA
- the fusA gene encoding elongation factor G, whose translation MPRSHALDRYRNIGIMAHIDAGKTTTTERILFYTGKSYRMGEVNDGTAVMDWMEQEQERGITITSAATTCFWHDHRINIIDTPGHVDFTIEVERSLRVLDGAVAIFDAVAGVEPQTETVWRQADKYGVPRMAFVNKMDRVGADFPNCVAMMADRLGVKPLVLQLPIGSEAGFSGIVDLVAMRATIWKAETLGAEFEHTDIPDDLAEAAASARQALLETVLDLDEAAMAAYLERGEEPAPDALRALIRKGTISNAVVPVLCGSAFRNKGIQPMLDAVVHYLPAPNDIGAVMGHAVGGDRSEERAANDSAPFSGLAFKVMNDPYVGTLTFCRIYSGTASVGDWMLNPVKGEREKIGRMLLMHANSREDIERAHTGDIVAFAGLEHTATGDTLCDPAKPIVLERLDVPEPVIEIVVEPRTEADQEKMAAALNRLGHEDPSMRVSVDRESGQTVIRGMGELHLDIVVDRMKREFRVDASVGAPKVAYRETVLRAAEVDHTHARQTGDRAQFARVTLKVEALDRGAGFVFENRAASLPRDFVAGVQRGLEAAKDSGVVAGYPVDDVKVTLAGGEAHDVDSSPLAFELAARSAFREAMTKAAPVLLEPLMRVEIITPDDYMGDVIGDLNGRRGQITGMDQRGNARIVTGLVPLAAMFGYVNSLRSMSQGRAQYSMQFDHYEPVPQAIADGVRAKVA comes from the coding sequence ATGCCCCGTTCGCACGCCCTCGACCGTTACCGCAACATCGGCATCATGGCTCACATCGATGCCGGCAAGACGACGACGACCGAGCGCATCCTGTTCTACACCGGCAAGTCCTATCGCATGGGCGAGGTCAATGACGGCACCGCCGTCATGGACTGGATGGAGCAGGAGCAGGAACGGGGCATCACCATCACCTCGGCAGCAACGACCTGTTTCTGGCACGACCACCGCATCAACATCATCGACACGCCCGGCCACGTGGATTTCACCATAGAGGTCGAGCGGTCGTTGCGTGTCCTCGATGGCGCCGTCGCCATCTTCGACGCGGTTGCGGGGGTCGAGCCCCAGACCGAAACCGTGTGGCGGCAAGCCGACAAGTACGGCGTGCCGCGCATGGCCTTCGTCAACAAAATGGACCGCGTCGGGGCCGATTTCCCCAACTGCGTCGCCATGATGGCCGACCGGCTGGGCGTCAAGCCGCTGGTCCTGCAGCTTCCCATCGGCAGCGAGGCCGGCTTTTCCGGGATCGTCGATCTGGTCGCCATGCGCGCCACGATCTGGAAGGCCGAGACTCTCGGTGCCGAATTCGAACACACCGACATTCCCGATGATCTGGCAGAAGCGGCAGCAAGCGCCCGTCAGGCGCTGCTGGAGACTGTGCTCGATCTCGACGAGGCGGCGATGGCCGCCTATCTGGAGCGCGGCGAGGAGCCCGCGCCCGACGCCCTGCGCGCGCTGATCCGCAAGGGCACGATCTCCAATGCCGTGGTCCCCGTGCTCTGCGGCTCCGCCTTCCGCAACAAGGGCATCCAGCCGATGCTCGACGCGGTGGTCCACTATCTGCCGGCGCCGAACGACATCGGCGCGGTGATGGGCCATGCGGTCGGAGGCGACCGTTCGGAGGAGCGGGCGGCCAACGACAGCGCGCCGTTCTCGGGGCTCGCCTTCAAGGTGATGAACGATCCCTATGTCGGGACGCTCACCTTCTGCCGCATCTATTCCGGCACCGCGAGCGTCGGCGACTGGATGCTTAACCCGGTCAAGGGCGAGCGCGAGAAGATCGGCCGCATGCTGCTGATGCATGCCAACAGCCGCGAAGACATCGAGCGCGCCCACACCGGCGACATCGTGGCTTTCGCTGGCCTCGAGCACACCGCGACCGGCGATACCCTCTGTGATCCCGCCAAGCCCATCGTGCTGGAGCGGTTGGACGTTCCGGAGCCGGTGATCGAGATCGTGGTCGAGCCGCGGACCGAGGCCGACCAGGAAAAGATGGCGGCGGCGCTGAACCGGCTGGGCCACGAAGACCCGTCGATGCGCGTGTCGGTCGACCGTGAGAGCGGCCAGACCGTCATCCGTGGCATGGGTGAACTGCACCTCGACATCGTCGTCGACCGGATGAAGCGCGAATTCCGCGTCGATGCCTCCGTCGGCGCTCCCAAGGTGGCCTACCGCGAGACGGTGCTGCGCGCTGCCGAAGTGGACCACACCCATGCCCGCCAGACCGGCGACCGCGCACAGTTTGCGCGGGTGACGCTGAAGGTGGAGGCGCTGGACCGCGGCGCCGGCTTCGTGTTCGAGAACCGTGCGGCTTCCTTGCCGCGGGATTTCGTCGCCGGTGTGCAGCGCGGGCTGGAAGCCGCCAAGGACAGCGGTGTCGTTGCCGGATACCCGGTCGACGACGTCAAGGTGACTCTTGCCGGCGGCGAGGCCCACGACGTCGATTCCTCGCCGCTCGCCTTCGAGCTGGCGGCGCGGTCCGCCTTCCGCGAGGCTATGACAAAAGCCGCTCCGGTGCTGTTGGAACCGCTGATGCGGGTCGAAATCATCACGCCGGACGACTATATGGGCGACGTCATCGGCGACCTGAACGGTCGCCGCGGACAGATCACCGGCATGGACCAGCGCGGCAACGCGCGAATCGTCACGGGACTGGTTCCCTTGGCGGCCATGTTCGGCTATGTGAACTCCCTGCGCTCCATGAGTCAGGGCCGCGCGCAGTACAGCATGCAGTTCGACCATTATGAGCCGGTGCCACAGGCCATCGCGGACGGTGTCCGCGCCAAGGTGGCCTGA
- the rplC gene encoding 50S ribosomal protein L3: MRSGLIAQKVGMTRVFTDDGQHVPVTVLKVDSCQVVAVRTEEKDGYTAVQLGAGAIKVKNVNKPERGHFAKARVEPKRKLVEFRVDADALIEVGAELSAAHFVAGQYVDVTGTSIGKGFAGAMKRWNFGGLRATHGVSVSHRSHGSTGNRQDPGKVFKNKKMAGHLGDERVTVLNLQVVAVDEARGLIMLKGAVPGAEGGWLRIRDAVKKKAPEGLPFPAGIKSAPAAEAPAETQE; this comes from the coding sequence ATGCGATCCGGTTTGATCGCGCAGAAGGTCGGCATGACCCGCGTCTTTACGGACGACGGCCAGCATGTTCCGGTCACTGTGCTGAAAGTCGACAGCTGCCAGGTCGTCGCCGTTCGCACCGAGGAAAAGGATGGCTACACCGCCGTCCAGCTCGGCGCGGGCGCCATCAAGGTCAAGAACGTCAACAAGCCTGAGCGTGGGCATTTCGCCAAGGCGCGTGTGGAACCGAAGCGCAAGCTCGTCGAGTTCCGCGTCGATGCCGATGCCCTGATCGAAGTCGGCGCCGAGCTGTCGGCCGCCCATTTCGTCGCCGGCCAGTACGTCGACGTCACCGGCACCTCCATCGGCAAGGGCTTTGCCGGTGCGATGAAGCGCTGGAACTTCGGTGGTCTGCGCGCCACGCACGGCGTGTCGGTGTCGCACCGCTCGCACGGTTCGACGGGTAACCGTCAGGACCCCGGCAAGGTCTTCAAGAACAAGAAGATGGCCGGTCATCTCGGTGACGAGAGGGTTACGGTCCTGAACCTTCAGGTCGTCGCCGTCGACGAAGCTCGTGGTCTGATCATGCTCAAGGGTGCCGTCCCCGGCGCCGAGGGCGGTTGGCTGCGCATCCGTGACGCCGTCAAGAAGAAGGCTCCGGAAGGCCTGCCCTTCCCGGCCGGCATCAAGTCTGCTCCGGCGGCGGAAGCCCCGGCCGAGACGCAGGAGTGA